The Fusarium graminearum PH-1 chromosome 2, whole genome shotgun sequence genome includes a region encoding these proteins:
- a CDS encoding guanine nucleotide-binding protein subunit beta, whose amino-acid sequence MNSQGNNDVSPEAMQSRIQQARREAETLKDRIKRKKDDLADTTLRAVAQQAHEPIPKNQLMKAKRTLKGHLAKIYAMHWSTDRRHLVSASQDGKLIIWDAYTTNKVHAIPLRSSWVMTCAYAPSGNFVACGGLDNICSIYNLNQQRDGPTRVARELSGHAGYLSCCRFINDRSILTSSGDMTCMKWDIETGQKVTEFADHLGDVMSISLNPTNQNTFISGACDAFAKLWDIRAGKAVQTFAGHESDINAIQFFPDGHSFVTGSDDATCRLFDIRADRELNLYGSESILCGITSVATSVSGRLLFAGYDDFECKVWDITRGEKVGSLVGHENRVSCLGVSNDGTSLCTGSWDSLLKIWAY is encoded by the exons ATGAATTCTCAAGGCAACAATGATGTCTCCCCCGAGGCTATGCAATCGCGAATTCAGCAGGCTCGTCGCGAAGCCGAAACTCTGAAGGACCGAATtaagaggaagaaggatgacCTTGCCGACACAACTC TTCGCGCTGTCGCGCAACAGGCACATGAGCCTATTCCCAAGAACCAGCTCATGAAGGCCAAGCGAACGCTGAAGGGTCACTTGGCCAAGATTTACGCTATGCACTGGTCAACCGACAGGAGGCACCTAGTTTCTGCTTCGCAAGACGGCAAGCTCATTATTTGGGATGCCTACACCACAAACAAAGTGCACGCCATTCCCCTGCGATCCTCCTGGGTCATGACCTGCGCCTACGCCCCTAGTGGTAACTTTGTTGCTTGTGGTGGTCTCGACAACATCTGCTCCATCTACAACTTGAACCAGCAGCGCGACGGTCCTACTCGTGTTGCCCGTGAGCTTTCAGGTCATGCTGGTTACCTTTCCTGCTGTCGATTCATCAACGACCGCAGCATCCTAACATCGTCTGGTGACATGACCTGTATGAAGTGGGACATCGAGACAGGCCAGAAGGTTACTGAGTTCGCCGACCATCTCGGCGACGTCATGAGCATCAGCCTTAACCCTACCAACCAAAACACCTTTATCTCCGGTGCTTGCGACGCTTTCGCCAAGCTATGGGATATCCGTGCCGGAAAGGCTGTCCAGACCTTCGCTGGCCACGAATCCGATATCAACGCCATCCAATTCTTCCCTGACGGCCACTCATTCGTTACTGGATCCGACGATGCTACTTGCCGACTTTTCGATATCCGTGCGGATCGCGAACTCAACCTTTACGGG TCCGAGTCCATTCTTTGCGGTATTACTTCCGTGGCTACCTCGGTATCGGGACGTCTCCTTTTCGCCGGTTACGATGACTTTGAGTGCAAG GTCTGGGATATTACCCGAGGTGAGAAGGTTGGCTCTCTTGTTGGCCACGAGAACCGTGTCAGCTGCTTGGGCGTGAGCAATGACGGTACAAGCCTGTGCACAGGATCATGGGATTCTTTG CTCAAAATCTGGGCTTACTAA
- a CDS encoding serine palmitoyltransferase 2 yields MSQPVKSGERRPSTSKGNRISNFFSSSPKSTGAQQALAAVQQNQATATGFSPSPGLPTISLSTASPGDPNSIDTSTTTIFQPQTAEEIDRQKRADAQFGPLLHSSHRYTSQSHGEPLEPPVEDEPPYYFILTTYISYLILIVLGHIRDFFGKRFGNPKHYRALKASNGYAALNSDFDNFYVRRLKMRLDDCFARPTTGVPGRFITLMDRRSDDFNRTYQYTGTHTETLNMSSYNYLGFAQSDGPCADAVEECVKRYGISFCSPRGAAGTSDLALEVEREVADFVGKPASMVFSMGYVTNSSSFPAIVSKGCLIISDELNHASIRVGARLSGAVIQSFKHNDMIDLERVVREAISQGQPRTHRPWKKILVVVEGLYSMEGTMCDLPGILALKNKYKFYLFVDEAHSVGALGPRGRGVCDYFGIDPAEVDILMGTLTKSFGANGGYIAADKHIIEKLKNTNAATQYGETPAPCVLMQILASLKLITGELCPGQGEERLQRIAFNSRYLRLGLKRLGLIVYGHDDSPIIPVMLYHPAKLPAFSHEMLRRNISVVVVGYPATPLISSRARFCVSAAHNKEDLDRLLAACDEVGDTLQIKFSTGVAGGLDHLPEGVSPENEEEWRRENRIPIKAPRWRLEDVIRHGVQDSKLPLR; encoded by the coding sequence atgTCTCAACCCGTCAAGTCGGGCGAGAGGCGCCCCTCCACCTCAAAAGGCAACCGTAtttccaacttcttctccagtAGCCCCAAGTCTACTGGCGCCCAGCAAGCTCTCGCCGCTGTTCAGCAGAACCAGGCCACCGCTACTGgcttttctccttctcctggcCTGCCAACCATTTCCCTTTCCACTGCGAGCCCTGGCGACCCCAACAGCATCGATACTTCGACGACCACTATCTTCCAGCCCCAGACCGCTGAGGAGATTGACCGCCAAAAACGAGCAGATGCCCAGTTCGGCCCCCTCCTTCACTCAAGTCATCGATACACTAGCCAGTCTCATGGAGAGCCTCTCGAGCCCCCCGTCGAAGACGAGCCTCCTTACTACTTCATCCTGACAACCTACATCAGCTATCTCATTCTGATTGTTCTTGGTCACATTCGAGATTTCTTCGGCAAACGTTTCGGAAACCCCAAGCACTACCGCGCTCTCAAGGCCAGCAATGGCTACGCCGCTCTTAACAGTGATTTCGACAACTTCTATGTCCGACGTCTCAAGATGCGTCTGGATGACTGCTTCGCTCGCCCTACTACTGGTGTCCCTGGCCGATTTATCACTTTGATGGATCGCAGGTCCGATGACTTCAACCGCACCTATCAATACACTGGCACCCACACCGAGACTCTCAACATGAGTTCTTACAACTACCTTGGCTTTGCTCAGTCTGACGGACCCTgtgctgatgctgtcgaggagTGTGTCAAGCGCTATGGTATCAGCTTCTGCAGCCCTCGGGGTGCTGCTGGTACTTCTGatcttgctctcgaggtTGAGCGCGAGGTTGCTGACTTTGTTGGAAAGCCTGCTTCTATGGTCTTCTCTATGGGTTACGTTACAAACTCCAGCTCTTTCCCCGCTATCGTCTCCAAGGGTTGTCTGATTATCTCTGATGAGCTCAACCACGCTTCTATCCGTGTCGGTGCTCGTCTCTCTGGCGCTGTCATCCAGTCCTTCAAGCATAACGATATGATCGACCTCGAGCGTGTTGTGCGTGAGGCTatctctcaaggtcaaccccGCACCCACCGTCCCTGGAAGAAgattcttgttgttgtcgaaGGTCTCTATTCAATGGAGGGTACCATGTGTGATCTTCCTGGTATCCTGGCTTTGAAGAACAAGTACAAGTTTTACCTGTTTGTCGATGAAGCTCACTCCGTCGGTGCTCTTGGACCCCGTGGTCGTGGAGTCTGTGATTATTTTGGCATCGATCCTGCTGAGGTTGATATTCTTATGGGAACCCTGACAAAGTCCTTTGGCGCCAACGGTGGTTACATCGCCGCCGACAAGCACATCATcgaaaagctcaagaacaCCAACGCTGCCACCCAGTACGGCGAGACACCCGCTCCTTGTGTTCTTATGCAGATTCTGGCTTCTCTGAAACTCATCACTGGCGAATTGTGCCCTGGCCAAGGTGAAGAGCGTCTGCAGCGTATTGCCTTTAACTCTCGTTATCTGCGCCTTGGATTGAAGCGTCTCGGCCTCATCGTCTATGGCCATGACGACTCTCCTATTATCCCTGTTATGCTCTACCACCCTGCCAAGCTTCCCGCCTTCAGTCATGAGATGCTTCGACGTAACATCTctgtcgtcgtcgtcggttACCCTGCCACCCCGCTCATCAGCTCCCGAGCCCGTTTCTGTGTTTCAGCTGCTCACAACAAGGAGGATTTGGATCGTCTGTTGGCGGCCTGCGACGAAGTTGGCGACACCCTGCAGATCAAGTTTTCCACTGGTGTAGCCGGCGGTCTGGACCATCTCCCGGAAGGCGTCTCACCTGAGAACGAGGAAGAATGGAGGAGGGAAAACCGAATTCCTATCAAGGCCCCTCGCTGGCGCCTGGAGGATGTCATCCGACACGGCGTCCAGGATTCCAAGCTCCCCCTTCGCTAA
- a CDS encoding carboxypeptidase S1 produces the protein MHFSLVSAAVLGLVGSVNAWGGIAPDSSRFRTLERHGLTAFQHAATDSTLEFTSNSGICETTPGVDQHSGYLSVGKNHSMWFWFFEARNNPEDAPLAIWLNGGPGCSSMVGLFTEHGPCHFVGNDTEPTLNPYSWNEYANMLYIDQPIGTGFSTGTEDVNSTAQAAPYIWKFMQAFLDRFPKYKSREFGLFTQSYGGHYGPEFADFFLNQNEQIDDGHLDAHKIDMVALGINNGWIEPKRQYKSYATYANRNPYKKILTNKQLRTSLDSYNKYCLPAMENCTELEGQDEECAKADEACNTQMFTNLVIAGGTDFNVYDVRIGQNDVDPPDTFLEYITRAEVMDAIGANTRFAECSDTVYANMAKTGDGARSYVGPLADVVKRGVNTLIWAGDTDWICNWEGVLWASYALEWPGQKEFVAAPFNNYTVDGKAQGRYKTVDNLSFLKVWEAGHSVPYYRV, from the exons ATGCACTTCTCACTTGTATCCGCGGCTGTGTTGGGCCTCGTCGGCTCAGTCAATGCTTGGGGTGGCATTGCTCCTGATAGTTCAAGATTCCGAACATTAGAACGTCATGGCCTTACAGCGTTTCAGCACGCTGCTACCGATTCTACCCTTGAGTTTACCAGTAACTCGGGCATCTGCGAGACTACGCCTGGCGTTGATCAACACTCGGGTTACTTGTCTGTCG GCAAGAACCATAGCATgtggttctggttcttcgAAGCCCGTAATAACCCAGAGGATGCCCCCCTTGCCATTTGGCTGAACGGTGGTCCTGGATGTTCGTCCATGGTCGGTCTCTTCACTGAACATGGACCTTGTCATTTCGTCGGCAACGATACAGAGCCGACCCTGAACCCTTACTCATGGAACGAGTACGCAAATATGCTCTACATCGATCAGCCTATTGGTACTGGCTTCAGCACTGGCACCGAAGATGTCAACTCAACAGCGCAGGCAGCTCCTTATATATGGAAGTTCATGCAAGCTTTCTTGGACCGTTTCCCCAAATACAAATCCAGAGAATTCGGTCTCTTCACTCAGTCATACGGTGGACACTATGGCCCTGAGTTCGccgacttcttcctcaatCAAAACGAGCAGATTGACGATGGTCACCTCGACGCCCACAAGATCGATATGGTCGCGCTGGGCATCAACAACGGCTGGATCGAACCCAAGAGACAGTACAAGTCCTACGCAACATATGCGAATCGCAACCCTTACAAGAAGATTCtcaccaacaaacagctGAGGACTTCTCTCGACTCATACAACAAATACTGCTTACCCGCAATGGAGAACTGCACCGAGCTTGAAGGCCAGGACGAAGAATGCGCAAAGGCTGATGAGGCTTGTAACACACAGATGTTCACCAACCTTGTCATCGCGGGAGGGACCGACTTCAACGTTTATGATGTGCGCATCGGCCAAAACGATGTTGACCCGCCAGACACGTTCCTCGAGTACATCACAAGAGCCGAGGTGATGGACGCAATTGGAGCGAACACCCGATTTGCTGAGTGTAGTGACACCGTTTATGCAAACATGGCAAAAACGGGAGATG GTGCGCGTTCATATGTCGGGCCTTTGGCTGATGTTGTGAAGCGTGGTGTCAACACCCTCATCTGGGCCGGAGATACTG ACTGGATTTGTAACTGGGAGGGTGTACTCTGGGCTTCCTATGCACTGGAGTGGCCAGGTCAGAAGGAGTTCGTAGCAGCACCATTCAACAACTACACAGTCGACGGCAAAGCCCAAGGTCGATACAAGACCGTAGATAACCTGTCCTTCCTCAAGGTTTGGGAGGCTGGCCATTCAGTGCCATATTATC GTGTTTAA
- a CDS encoding Na(+)/H(+) antiporter 1 — protein sequence MAWSHLDITKPHLVYIILGGFTSLFMLCSSVIKERMYIGEATVATLCGVIFGPHAANLIDPQSWGSTDIVTVEFSRIVLVVQCFAVGVELPKFYMERHWKSVVFLLIPVMTFGWLITSLFIFWMIPPLDWLDSLVVAACVTATDPVLASSVVGKGKFAKRVPKHLRDLLSAESGCNDGMAFPFIYLSLYLIQFKRDAQDVSFHFVVYVLLYECIFGAIYGFVIGYIARHGIRYAEKRDLIDRESFLVFYFVVALWCAGSGSILGMDDLLVGFAAGVGFSNDGWFGEKTEESHVSNVIDLLLNLTYFVYFGTIIPWEQFNNGVFGLVAWRLVVIAIFVLLFRRIPIMLALKPFIPDVKTWREALFAGHFGPIGVGAIFVAILARAELEHEEPVPLAQLPPENTEHYDLIYLVWPIVSFLVVTSILVHGSSIAVFTLGKRINTLSLTMSYTAAPEDGPSWMNRLPRISSQSRSQARSISEASIDEEKGPQFPPDAAIPNSGPYSHLLRRQRDQNGSRSPSVVSRKRKNKNWDEDRGPGGPIAQSAIFPQRQSSTPMSPNEQHDQEEFPSQDNTESTLAADDSSKERNSDRIEQAGESPVGSSGQKTPPQPVSIYEEGHEMIFENQDGDVLDVEPAPDSHREDENHVPITAVKPGHDKLWTVAGFKKRVGEVYNTEMEKRKDKGQDRRHEPARAYQFGNTIIVEDADGEVVKTYELPAAKGGDSEAGPSTPGEKPAGKHGWANFGGVFGGNHGNEQNNRKKSVAETQAADDKAIRFTIGGVGQRMTKEDFIREVQKLDSRTRKEVVEQSDASQAVKKVAKQDLPPETAVKAAKAAEHHAPENRKGRSGSSASAAAPSSPAKPSEQQAETAIERKRRLAALSSQEEEPKEETTETPAERRRREAALGVGNQADDSDDEGTERVPPNRRGITFADSTRPGRGRRAQ from the exons atggcttGGAGTCACCTCGACATCACAAAGCCGCACTTGGTGTATATTATCCTCGGCGGCTTTACTTCCCTTTTCATGCTCTGCTCCTCCGTTATTAAGGAGCGCATGTACATTGGTGAAGCTACAGTCGCTACTCTTTGCGGAGTTATCTTCGGTCCTCATGCCGCCAACCTGATCGACCCTCAATCATGGGGCTCAACTGATATCGTCACCGTCGAGTTCTCTCGAATTGTTCTTGTTGTACAATGTTTCGCCGTTGGTGTCGAATTGCCAAAGTTCTACATGGAGCGCCATTGGAAGTCCGTCGTCTTTCTCCTCATACCAGTAATGACATTCGGCTGGCTCATTACCAGTCTATTCATTTTCTGGATGATCCCACCTCTGGATTGgcttgacagtcttgtcgTAGCTGCCTGCGTTACCGCTACCGATCCCGTTCTGGCGTCATCCGTTGTCGGTAAGGGAAAGTTTGCTAAGCGAGTACCCAAGCATCTTCGAGATTTACTGTCCGCCGAGTCAGGCTGTAACGATGGAATGGCCTTTCCCTTCATCTACTTGTCTCTCTACCTGATCCAATTCAAGCGCGATGCTCAAGATGTGAGCTTCCACTTCGTTGTATACGTTCTCTTGTACGAGTGTATCTTTGGCGCTATCTATGGCTTCGTCATTGGCTACATTGCTCGTCACGGTATTAGATACGCTGAGAAGCGTGATCTTATCGATCGCGAGAGTTTCCTGGTCTTTTATTTCGTCGTTGCGCTCTGGTGCGCCGGCTCGGGTAGTATTCTGGGCATGGACGATTTGTTGGTCGGTTTCGCTGCCGGAGTAGGCTTCTCAAACGATGGTTGGTTCGGCGAAAAGACCGAGGAATCGCACGTTTCCAACGTTATCGATCTTTTGCTTAACTTGACTTATTTCGTCTACTTTGGAACTATCATTCCATGGGAGCAATTTAACAATGGCGTTTTTGGTTTGGTCGCTTGGCGCCTGGTGGTTATTGCCATTTTTGTGCTTCTGTTCCGCCGAATTCCCATTATGCTGGCTTTGAAACCTTTTATACCAGACGTCAAAACATGGCGTGAAGCCTTGTTCGCTGGTCATTTCGGTCCAATTGGTGTAGGCGCCATCTTCGTTGCTATCCTGGCCCGAGCTGAACTTGAGCATGAAGAGCCAGTACCTCTCGCACAGCTGCCGCCCGAGAACACTGAACACTATGACCTCATTTATCTTGTGTGGCCTATAGTCAGCTTTCTCGTTGTTACGTCTATTCTCGTTCATGGGTCCTCCATTGCTGTTTTTACTCTTGGAAAACGTATCAACACCCTGAGTCTGACAATGTCTTACACAGCTGCCCCTGAAGACGGCCCATCGTGGATGAACCGTTTGCCTCGAATCTCATCCCAATCTAGGTCTCAGGCGAGATCTATTTCAGAAGCATccattgatgaagagaaaggacCACAATTCCCCCCAGATGCTGCGATACCAAACAGCGGTCCTTACAGCCACTTGTTACGCAGACAGCGAGATCAAAATGGAAGCCGGTCGCCCTCCGTTGTCTCACGGAAACGTAAGAACAAGAACTGGGATGAAGACCGTGGCCCCGGCGGTCCAATTGCTCAATCTGCAATCTTCCCCCAACGTCAATCATCCACTCCCATGTCTCCTAACGAACAACACGATCAAGAGGAATTTCCCTCGCAAGACAACACCGAATCCACTCTGGCCGCCGATGACAGCTCCAAGGAAAGGAACTCTGATAGGATTGAACAGGCAGGAGAGAGCCCTGTTGGCAGCAGTGGTCAAAAGACTCCTCCCCAGCCTGTCAGCATTTATGAGGAGGGCCATGAAATGATATTCGAGAACCAGGACGGAGATGTGCTTGACGTTGAGCCCGCACCCGACTCTCATCGAGAAGACGAGAACCACGTTCCCATCACGGCCGTCAAACCAGGACACGACAAGCTATGGACTGTTGCTGGTTTCAAGAAGAGAGTGGGCGAGGTCTACAACACCGAGATGGAAAAGCGTAAAGACAAGGGCCAGGATCGACGACACGAACCTGCCAGAGCTTACCAATTTGGTAACACG ATTATTGTTGAAGACGCAGATGGTGAAGTTGTTAAGACCTACGAACTGCCTGCAGCTAAGGGCGGAGACTCCGAAGCTGGTCCCAGCACGCCTGGTGAAAAGCCCGCTGGTAAACATGGTTGGGCTAACTTCGGAGGTGTATTCGGAGGCAACCACGGAAATGAGCAAAACAACCGGAAGAAGTCGGTTGCAGAGACTCAAGCTGCTGATGACAAGGCTATTCGCTTCACGattggtggtgttggccAGCGCATGACTAAGGAAGACTTCATTCGCGAAGTGCAGAAGCTGGATTCACGAACAAGGaaggaggttgttgagcagtCAGACGCATCacaggctgtcaagaaggtcgcCAAGCAAGACCTTCCTCCTGAGACGGCTGtgaaggctgccaaggctgctgaaCACCATGCTCCCGAGAATCGAAAGGGGCGTTCTGgctcatctgcatctgccGCAGCTCCATCGAGCCCAGCCAAACCGTCCGAACAGCAAGCAGAGACTGCCATTGAGCGCAAGCGCCGTTTAGCAGCGCTCTCGAGCCAAGAGGAGGAACCCAAGGAAGAGACTACCGAAACACCAGCTGAGAGGCGACGAAGAGAGGCCGCGCTTGGCGTTGGCAACCAAGCTGACGATAGCGACGACGAAGGGACAGAAAGGGTGCCGCCTAACAGACGAGGTATCACATTTGCCGATTCGACAAGGCCTGGCCGAGGGAGACGTGCGCAATGA